In Gemmatimonas sp., the following are encoded in one genomic region:
- a CDS encoding cupredoxin domain-containing protein, which produces MFASLGGIDWLVIAAAGTTILWVNWYFFAAERAPAMAATGAAGGPQEVAITVHGGYTPSTIRVKAGAPVRLLFDRRETSSCSEEVVFGDFGIRTFLPAHQTTAITVTPPTPGTYEFTCGMSMLRGKLVAE; this is translated from the coding sequence ATGTTCGCCTCACTCGGCGGCATCGACTGGCTCGTGATCGCCGCGGCCGGCACCACGATCCTCTGGGTCAACTGGTACTTCTTTGCCGCCGAACGTGCGCCGGCGATGGCTGCCACAGGCGCGGCGGGCGGCCCGCAGGAAGTCGCCATCACCGTCCACGGGGGCTACACGCCCTCCACTATCCGCGTGAAGGCCGGCGCGCCGGTGCGCCTCCTGTTCGACCGCAGGGAAACGTCGAGCTGCTCGGAGGAAGTCGTGTTCGGCGACTTCGGCATCCGCACCTTTCTGCCGGCGCATCAGACCACCGCAATCACCGTGACGCCTCCCACCCCGGGGACGTACGAATTCACATGTGGGATGAGCATGCTGCGCGGCAAGCTCGTCGCAGAGTAG